The following DNA comes from Gopherus flavomarginatus isolate rGopFla2 chromosome 5, rGopFla2.mat.asm, whole genome shotgun sequence.
TGACTCACGAGTGCGTGTGTACGATGTACTGCATTGTGGTTGCTTGACAAACTTAAAATTAAACTTGGTGAAGCTCTTAAATGTGCATTAGGAAACAAGCCTCTACTGGACAGGAGAAGACCTAGATGGACATGTGCTGTGATTCTAAGGCTTTATGGTACAAATGAGGATTTGGGGGAGGCATTTCAAAGCTCCCTTGACCTGGAATAAGCACTTGAGCCCTTACTTCCTATTATTCCCATGTAAAGAAAATCCCATGTAGATAGTTGGGGGTCATTACATAATATTGCTTGTAAAAAGAGGATAATTTATAGGTCAAGCAAATGTAATATAACTTTTCCAAGATAATCATGATGTTCCTAACAATAATTCTATTGGCATTTATTGTACTTCAGTTTTAATTTTTGTCCTTAGAAGGGACTAGTACTCAACAGTTCATCTAAATGTTTTATAGGAACAGTACCATGCTTTGCTAAGTGCAAGTTATTTGAATAGACACATTGCTCTGACTAGTGAACATACCTTGTTCTAACTTCATGGCTAACAAACTAAGTAAAGATATATAGATTCTGTGCACTGTTGTTTATTTGGCGATCACAGGTTTTGTTATGTGTGGTAAATCCAAATGCAAGTAGTCACATTTAATTCtgtgggactgctcacatgccAAGTTATGTGTACAAGTTTTTGCAGGATCTGGGACTTATTTCATATCACACTAATGATTCTGGTTCTCTAGCAATCGTCTTTTAGGATGTTGTTAGCTTCATGTGTCTATTCGATTCTGCGTACTCCTAGAGTAAAATTAGGAAGTGAGGCAaagaaaaatcatctctgtaaacaaATACACTTaaataaaggaaataaaaagaaaagaagcagGGGATTTAGCTGCTAGATTGCATCACTAAGCTTGTGAATACTGCAAATTCAGTGACCGTTCCGTGACCAATTGTCACAATCTTGTTTTCAGAGAATTGTGGTGAAGGGTTTTCTTAAAAACCTGATAGAAGATTATAATAGGAAAGGGGTAAACTTGTGTATTTTCCTACACAAAATTGTTTTTACCTTGGTTGTAATTCTTTACCTCTTTGCTAGCGACTCCTATGTTCTATATTTAAACATTGTCAGATAATTGTCTCCCTCCAGACTCAGTACTTCACCAGTGCTCTGCTTTGCAAATTAGGTGTCAGGGAGTTATAAAAGTGGTGAAGAGAAACTTGCCAGTGACCACAAGTCCTTACTTTTTAGTACCAGTTGACAGGAAGCAAAATGATGAAACGTTGTAGTCAGTTTAACAGATGAAAAtctgatttatttaaaattcaGAAATCTGATGGGCACAATGTTCATATGTATTTTGTCTGGGGTCATGAACAAGAGTGGATCTGTCAGTTGTAGTCTCTGCCATTGTTCAGCTTGTTTAAATACAAGGAAGAGGTGAAAATGTGCAGTATAACAATGGGGACACAATGGAATGCTTGAAAAGTTTACAATTCAAAATGTTGTTTCCTTCCAGTTGATTTATCATAATTTCTTATGCACAGTATCTAGGTTTAGAAGTCTGTTCCTTCCTCTGTGCATAACCTCTATGGCTGATGCTGGTAGCAACTGTGCATGAATAAGTGGAAATGATGGCAAAATCACACTTGAAAATTATTTGGCCAAATCTTACCTCaaagcccattgatttcagtgggctttcagAGTCTAGTGCTAGGTGTGCACTGCAGATTTCTGCCCCTAGAGCTGTATTGGTCAGGGGTGCAAAGAGGTGCAATTCCTGACTGACGTAGCTTGTGCAACCAGAAGCCCTTAGCGTGCATGCAGCTGTGCCAGGATATGTGCACTTTTACCAGTTTCTTTCATTTGTAGGGAATGGTTTTGTTATACTGGTAAAAAGCTTGTATAGTTGCATCCTCACTAGGAGCCCTTTGCTGGTATATTATGCTAGTATTCCTGTACTGGTAAAGCACATCTGGATGTAGCCTAAAAGGGTAGAATCTGTCTAATCATTATCTGAGAAGGAAATTTTATTGCCTCAGTTTTTAGCAGTCGGACTCTTTTTCCCAACCACAAATTTAATAATTCTGGCtgcaataaaatagtaaacaaaaGAGTTACTTCTGTGATTTATGAACCAATAACTATAAAAAGAACAAACAATTATTCTCAGAATAGAGGCTGGGGTgttatatttatttaataaataataagtgtCACAGTTCAGTGCAGTTACAGCTGTATTTCCCTTCAATGGTCCAACCTGGGCATccactctcaggcttccagctccccagccattgcCTTTCTGGGTGGAAATGTGTGTCTCTTTGCCTTCTGCCCAGGGTTTTGCCAGGCTGAGCGGTTCCCTGCCTACACCGTGTTatccccagcacagacaggctgCTGATGGACACGTGCTTACTTCCTCTTCAGAGACGGTTAACACAGGTATATTTGCTATAGTTATAAAGTACCACAAAGAACTTTCTATGCAAGCCttctttattcttaaggtaaaaagcacTACTAAGAAAACATATtgcaaacaataaaagaaccaaaTAAGCTTACAAGACATCACCCTAACATGGattctggcaggagcagtcctcCAACCTCCCACCCAAGGGGATTCCCTTGTGGTTACAAATTCATTACACCTTCAGCTCAAAAAAAGCGCACAGTCCTTTCAACACTACACGGAGGATTGAGGTCTTTTGTAGATCAGGGTCTCATCCATTTGCTGGTTCAGGAAGAAAGCCCACAAGCCAGTTTAAAATTAGGCTAATTATTCAAAACCCGTTTCTTTGGCCTTTGGTCCCCGGAGAATGCAATCTGAACTGGTATATGTGAGCCTCTCCAAGGCGGTGGCTTCAGGGGGTTGATAACAGAGGAGACGTACATTAGCAGCTCCTCTCCCTTCTAGAGAAGGTATGTACAATGCCACCGTAgcacacaattgcatttttaatatacgGTACCTCAGAGATATTAACCCTAATTCAgtaaagtttatcttaattccataaggtttgttcaagatattgtcagtctgtcacaatAAGAAAAATAGTTTTGTAGGCAGAATGGCCCCTTATAATTGTTTGTTAGAAATTCTTCTGAAATGAGAGATTCTGAAATAAGCACTCCCATTCTTTTCTAAAACTACAATAATTTAATTTAGTAAAGTTTTAGAAGTTTTCAAAGCACTtactaaatattaaataatgaatCCTCCCCAGTGCTCGCATGAAAGAAGGAGGAAGATATTGAACCTCCTTGCAGAATATTAAATTTTGAAGCGTGCACGGCCCCTGCTGTCCTCCAAGGACATGTATAGTAATTGTTTCCTCTTCACAAGGTTTGCTTAGTAcaggagaacctcagagttacgaacaccagagctatgaactgaccagtcaactatacacctcatttggaactggaagtacacaatcgggcagcagcagagccaaaaaaaaaaaagaagaagcaaaTACAGTTTAGTattgtgttaaacgtaaactactgaAAAATAAAGAGAGAGCAGCATttgtcttctgcatagtaaagtttcaaagctatattaagtcaatgttcagttgtaaacttttgaaagaacaaccataacattttcttcaaagttatgaacatttcatgGTTATGAACAATCTCTATTCCCaaagtgttcgtaactctgaagttcCACTGTATTCACTGAAGAGAAATATCAGTAGAGCTCATTGACTTTGAAACGTTCAGATGGATGTTAGGCAGATTTCTTCAGACGAGGGCATTTGTGCATCAACCTGACAGAAAAGGGTAGTGATCTTCAGCTCATATTactttgataagtttatgaactTCAAAGCTCTGTAAAAATGAACATGGTCTCTTAATTGTTTTTATTCCATCACTGTGGTTGTGTTGAGGGTATATTTGATGCAAAGTCCCAGTTTAAACACACTATTAGGTAGATAAGGCCCAAAATACAAATTCTGTAAaggaaagactttttaaaaaatataataagaaTACCTTTGACTTTAAGTTAATGTGCATAAGAAAAGCACTTTGCTAGTTTGTGAAAATCAGAAAGCAAAACATGTTTTATTTGTCCAATTGGAGCAtaatgcaaaattaaaataacagcatgaatgatgaaaaataaatttgatttttttaaaatgttgtctgTTTAATGATTTAAGAGGCCTAAGTAAAATGGATAATGaaactctttaaaataaaacGCTGAATAACATATTTCAAATTTGGTTTGTCACAGATGGACCAGTCGTCTCCAACCTGCATGCTTGCCAACTTAACCCACTTACATTCTGAACAGCTTTTGCAGGGCTTGAACCTCCTTCGCCAACATCATGAGCTGTGTGACATTATCCTTAGAGTTGGCGATGTCAAGATCCACGCGCACAAAGTGGTACTTGCTAGCATCAGCCCGTATTTCAAAGCCATGTTCACTGGAAATCTTTCAGAGAAAGAGAACTCGGAGGTAGAGTTCCAGTGCATTGACGAGGCAGCACTGCAGGCTATAGTGGAATATGCATACACAGGGACTGTATTCATCTCGCAGGACACCGTAGAGTCACTTCTTCCAGCTGCAAATCTTCTTCAGATCAAACTTGTACTAAAAGAATGTTGCACATTTCTTGAAAGCCAGCTAGATCCTGGCAATTGCATTGGGATTTCTCGTTTCGCAGAGACGTATGGCTGCCATGACCTCTACTTGGCTGCTAACAAATACATTTGTCAGAATTTTGAAGACGTTTGTCAGACAGAAGAATTTTTTGAGCTTACACATGCTGAATTAGATGAAATTGTTTCAAATGACTGTTTGAATGTTGTCACAGAAGAGACAGTTTTTTATGCACTGGAGTCTTGGATCAAGTACGATGTGCAGGAGCGACAGAAGTACTTAGCACAGCTGCTACACTGTGTCCGGTTGCCACTGCTGAGTGTTAAGTTTCTTACTAGGTTGTATGAAGCAAACCATCTTATTCGTGATGACCATACTTGTAAACATCTACTGAATGAAGCCCTGAAATACCACTTTATGCCTGAGCATAGACTTTCTCATCAGACTGTGTTGACGACACGACCGCGTTGTGCTCCTAAAGTACTTTGTGCTGTAGGAGGAAAAGCTGGATTATTTGCTTGTTTGGAAAGGTAAGGAGTGTTGGTGAAACTAAGTGGTGTTAACAAGCTGTGCATTAACATGCccctccaggtcagggttgagaCAGTCTTTGGGTTGTAACTGTTTAATTTGTAATTAAAGGGCTTCAGTCTTGACATTGTCAGTGTATCAGCGTATCAGCTCCTTTCATGAGCAGCCAAATGActaaaaaatcaaatttaaaaaacatcAGAGGAACGGAGATGAGCATGCTATgctctttatttttatatatgagCTTCCTTGATACGTGTTCCTTATTTGTGCTGAGAGCTTTTCTACAGTGTAAAATATTGCAAAGCCTTAGTAGATAGTTTGGGTTGCATGTAGTTAAATATGAAATTTGTTAACAGTATAGGTATTTTCACTCAGGTTTTGCCTGAGTACCCTTTCAGGTTTTTACTCTGTATACAATTTTTGTTACTCTCCCCAATCACCAGTCTAGACTGCCAAATAGTAAAAATGTAGTTTAGGTGTCATAGATTTGCACCCTACAAAACCTTATTTGTGGGATAAAACACACCTTGTAAATAACCAGAATGCATAATTGGGACTGCTAACTCTTATTTTTCAAATGATGATGTTTGAGATGGTATAACTTTGTAAGTTACATTTTAGTGCTTTGAATGCTTGATTGTAAGTAGTATAGCTACACCTTTAGTTAAAGTTGCTTTATACTTTCTCCTACAATcctctgttttcaattgcttaaaACCATTTAGTCTGACATTTTCCAAACTTTGTGTGCATTAGCAAAAAGAGTTCTGTTTCTAAGAATGAGATGGGGGAGGTGGGAAATTAGGTCTGCCAAATTCAGATAAATGGTTGGATAATTTAAGAGCTGTAGTGCCTCAAATGTTTGGAACaagaacttgaaatttggcaggggggtGATCCTGGGGCCAgaaatgtgccttttgctgtccccatGAAAATCCAATAAGATTTAGGATCAATGTTAGCCTCTGAATCTGGTAATTTACATATACCCAGTATAGTTTACTAGAAGCATTTTGTTACAATATAACATTCTCTCTGCACTGAACATGCTCCAAAGCACAGAGCTAGAATTGGATATGAGTGAATGCTTGGAATAGGGAGGGGGAGATTATGCAGCACTAATAGCAACAGCTGCTGTCAGCTCCATGGCCTAAGAGAAGCCAGATGTGCTAGTCTCACTTGTAAATGATGAATTATGTAGGCTACACAGCCCTTTTTTTGAGCAAGGGCTCATATCCTTACTTGAGGAGGGAGTCTAATGTAATTTCTCACCTTTTAAGAGACAGGGTCATCGAGAACTTGCACAAGGTCCTTCTTTATGAATAGACCCCAGTGGTCATATTCTATATACATCTCTCAGTGTTGTGTCAGATGCCTAAagcaaactgtatttaaaaaaaaaagagagagagaataacatGTCGTCTTTTCGGGTGTTTTCCAGTTCTGATATTCTTGGGTGTTGCTTATAACATTTTCAGACAAatgtgatgttttgttttgtggttCATAGTATACCTTTAACACTAAGCATTAAGCCTTATTATACTGTTGTATGATAGAGTATTCACGTCACAGTTTCttggtaactgcacctgtattccccctccatgGTCCCTTGAGGATATTCACATACGGTTTCCAGCTCCCAACTGTCACCTGTCTTTGGTGGAGACCCATGTCACTCTCATTCCTGACTGGGGTTTTAAGGCTGCATAGCTCCCTGCCCACACTGTGATATCCCAGCAAGCCAATCTGCCTAAAGGCTggtcctgtgctttgctttctctctcagggcTATGAACAATGTGTTGCCAGTTTCTGCACAGCTCAATCTGTGCAAAACttgtattcttaaggtaaaagcattacagagaaaacataaaaacaaccAAAATTCTGATACGAATGCTAAAATCTTACCAGGGGTTATTCATCAGTTTTTTTGTGATCTCTAGTAGGCCATAGTCTTTCCAGCCCTTCCTCAAGGATTGGGGCCCTTGGTCAGGAGGTCCTCTCCATTTGTTGGATCAGAGAGAAGGCCCTGTGTGTCAGTTCAAGGTCATCCTTTTATACCAAAAGCCCCTTTTTTGTCTTGTCTTTGGAAAACCCAGCTTCAACCAGCATATGCAAACCTCTCTAGAATTGTTTAGTCTTAGTGACTGGCCTTAATCACCACCCACTGTTTTTATTTCCTGTATGAGCTCTGGTAACCCTCCCCCATGGAGTAGAATGCAGTTATAcataaactatttataaattgAATACAATGGCACTTAAAGATACTGGATGGGGTTGTAATACTTTTCACAATTCAGACCGTCTCTTAGAGTAGAAAGGCTCAGTTAGTATCCTGGTAAATAACTTGAAACCAAACTTATACAATTACATGACTTAAAGAAAATTTTAGCATGTCATTTGAAGTTTTTAATTTTTGAGGTAACTATTTTTGCTGCTATGTATATATCTCTGTAAATCTACATATGATTTACTGTAGATACAACTGAATTGCTTAATTTTCTCAAATTTGATCTGAAAACATAGCTTTCCTGAAGCAAAGTGTTAATTGAAAACCACTGTTGGTACAGAAGACAATCAAGGTGGGAAATTGTCAGTTCCATAGATTTAAGGATTGGAGATATTTTAATTGAAAGTTTCAGTGACTTTCTATTGAATCAAATAGTGTACTTTTCTGATATTCTCTCTGGAGCTGTTTTTCTGCAAATTCCCACAGTGAAGTACTGATTGTAAGACTATCCCTTTCCAATATTTTTGTCAGAAATCCATTGCTTTCTGCTGTTCTCAAGCCTTTAGCAAGTGCAGTGGAATAGGGAGCTTCTCCTGTCCCCTACTGTAATTGACTAAACTCAAGTTCTTGAGTTTAAACAATCCATCTGGACATAAagagctgtttgtttgtttatctgtttttgttttaacttttctAATAAATTCAAGCTGAAAGGTAGCTGGGGGAAGAGCAAATGCAGATATCTGTTCCACCAGCATCTAGTTGAAATTGGGCCACACCAGGCTGCAGCATGGAATGCCTTCTCGTGCAGGACAGCAGAGCTGTAATATTTGTTGTATCTTTATCAGTCTCTGCCTTGAACCTTTCT
Coding sequences within:
- the KLHL28 gene encoding kelch-like protein 28 isoform X4 codes for the protein MDTCLLPLQRRLTQMDQSSPTCMLANLTHLHSEQLLQGLNLLRQHHELCDIILRVGDVKIHAHKVVLASISPYFKAMFTGNLSEKENSEVEFQCIDEAALQAIVEYAYTGTVFISQDTVESLLPAANLLQIKLVLKECCTFLESQLDPGNCIGISRFAETYGCHDLYLAANKYICQNFEDVCQTEEFFELTHAELDEIVSNDCLNVVTEETVFYALESWIKYDVQERQKYLAQLLHCVRLPLLSVKFLTRLYEANHLIRDDHTCKHLLNEALKYHFMPEHRLSHQTVLTTRPRCAPKVLCAVGGKAGLFACLESVEMYFPQKDSWIGLAPLSIPRYEFGICVLDQKIYVVGGIATHMCQGINYRKHESSVECWDPDTNTWTSLERMNESRSTLGVVVLAGELYALGGYDGQSYLQSVEKYIPKVKEWQPVAPMSKTRSCFAAAVLDGMIYAIGGYGPAHMNRSWCSCN
- the KLHL28 gene encoding kelch-like protein 28 isoform X1: MDTCLLPLQRRLTQMDQSSPTCMLANLTHLHSEQLLQGLNLLRQHHELCDIILRVGDVKIHAHKVVLASISPYFKAMFTGNLSEKENSEVEFQCIDEAALQAIVEYAYTGTVFISQDTVESLLPAANLLQIKLVLKECCTFLESQLDPGNCIGISRFAETYGCHDLYLAANKYICQNFEDVCQTEEFFELTHAELDEIVSNDCLNVVTEETVFYALESWIKYDVQERQKYLAQLLHCVRLPLLSVKFLTRLYEANHLIRDDHTCKHLLNEALKYHFMPEHRLSHQTVLTTRPRCAPKVLCAVGGKAGLFACLESVEMYFPQKDSWIGLAPLSIPRYEFGICVLDQKIYVVGGIATHMCQGINYRKHESSVECWDPDTNTWTSLERMNESRSTLGVVVLAGELYALGGYDGQSYLQSVEKYIPKVKEWQPVAPMSKTRSCFAAAVLDGMIYAIGGYGPAHMNSMERYDPSKDSWETVASMADKRINFGVAVMLGFIFVVGGHNGVSHLSSIERYDPHQNQWTVCRPMKEPRTGVGAAVIDNYLYVVGGHSGSSYLNTVQKYDPILDTWLDSAGMMYCRCNFGLTAL
- the KLHL28 gene encoding kelch-like protein 28 isoform X3, which gives rise to MDQSSPTCMLANLTHLHSEQLLQGLNLLRQHHELCDIILRVGDVKIHAHKVVLASISPYFKAMFTGNLSEKENSEVEFQCIDEAALQAIVEYAYTGTVFISQDTVESLLPAANLLQIKLVLKECCTFLESQLDPGNCIGISRFAETYGCHDLYLAANKYICQNFEDVCQTEEFFELTHAELDEIVSNDCLNVVTEETVFYALESWIKYDVQERQKYLAQLLHCVRLPLLSVKFLTRLYEANHLIRDDHTCKHLLNEALKYHFMPEHRLSHQTVLTTRPRCAPKVLCAVGGKAGLFACLESVEMYFPQKDSWIGLAPLSIPRYEFGICVLDQKIYVVGGIATHMCQGINYRKHESSVECWDPDTNTWTSLERMNESRSTLGVVVLAGELYALGGYDGQSYLQSVEKYIPKVKEWQPVAPMSKTRSCFAAAVLDGMIYAIGGYGPAHMNSMERYDPSKDSWETVASMADKRINFGVAVMLGFIFVVGGHNGVSHLSSIERYDPHQNQWTVCRPMKEPRTGVGAAVIDNYLYVVGGHSGSSYLNTVQKYDPILDTWLDSAGMMYCRCNFGLTAL
- the KLHL28 gene encoding kelch-like protein 28 isoform X2 produces the protein MTQMDQSSPTCMLANLTHLHSEQLLQGLNLLRQHHELCDIILRVGDVKIHAHKVVLASISPYFKAMFTGNLSEKENSEVEFQCIDEAALQAIVEYAYTGTVFISQDTVESLLPAANLLQIKLVLKECCTFLESQLDPGNCIGISRFAETYGCHDLYLAANKYICQNFEDVCQTEEFFELTHAELDEIVSNDCLNVVTEETVFYALESWIKYDVQERQKYLAQLLHCVRLPLLSVKFLTRLYEANHLIRDDHTCKHLLNEALKYHFMPEHRLSHQTVLTTRPRCAPKVLCAVGGKAGLFACLESVEMYFPQKDSWIGLAPLSIPRYEFGICVLDQKIYVVGGIATHMCQGINYRKHESSVECWDPDTNTWTSLERMNESRSTLGVVVLAGELYALGGYDGQSYLQSVEKYIPKVKEWQPVAPMSKTRSCFAAAVLDGMIYAIGGYGPAHMNSMERYDPSKDSWETVASMADKRINFGVAVMLGFIFVVGGHNGVSHLSSIERYDPHQNQWTVCRPMKEPRTGVGAAVIDNYLYVVGGHSGSSYLNTVQKYDPILDTWLDSAGMMYCRCNFGLTAL